The segment TTGAAGTCATTAGGGAAATGGAACATGAGCTGTGTACATTAAAGGTATGGTGAAATTTACAATGCTTTGGCAGAACCCTGGCTCCTGTATTTCTATGCTTATATTGGAAACGTCTTAAAGTGTGCAGTGCCTCCAGCACATGTGCAATGGGTGAAATGAAGAATCCCTGATTTGTACAATTGTAGATTGTGGAACCAGTATCTCAATGGCACAGTATGCTACAGAGCAGTGATGTCCAAGAGGTCAGGGCTGGAGTCCTCtgcaaatatttctgtattaaatCTACATTAGACCTGCCTGCACCTATACAGATGACTTAACTGACTTTAGGAATTGAAACAGCTACCCTTTGTTGGTTTCTTCTCTCGACTTTCTCTTCCTAGGTAATCCATGAAGTCTTCTTCACTTTCTCTAAATGTATGCAGGACGCTGTCTTCATTCTCAAAGAAATATTCACCTCCATCCAGACACACAAAATCAATTTCCTAAAAGTTCAATgaagaaatattcaaataaaatatcattttaaagctgaatttgtGTGATCTATGCTAATGACCTTTTATTTTTCCTCTGCAGGTACAGTTGAACTGAATtccttggtgggtggtgagcttctgccatagtTGGCACGTGTGAACAGTTTATGTGTGGATTATGGCACAGATTTACCCGTGTGCAGCTGCCCGTTATGATGGTCCAcgatctgtcattgctgcatctTTGGAAGGTGCCGTCCTTGCTGCAGATTCAAAGGTGAACCTCCAAGCAGTGAGCCTTTGTTATATGGCCATTGatgagttacattgtccccaatGGCACCTCCACTTACTAAGCTGAAGTCTAcactacattatttttatacctttatacTTATTTACCAATTTTGTTTGTCACATGTCACTGGTTTGGTGTTGTGTGTGAATGAAGGGGGTTGGTGCCTTCAAGACCAGACCTGACTGTCTGGGGAGCTTTGTGGCCCAATGGTCTGTTCTCCATTATTTGGGGTCTTCCTTCGGGGTAACTCCCAGCTTAGTACTTGGCAGGTTGCTTATGGAAACCCTGAAAAGTACATGACCCTTTTGGTTATGGCTAGGCGGGTCAAGGTAACCCAATTTCCCCATTTGGAGCATTACACCCACAGGGGTAACCAGAGATGTGCCTCTATGCCTCCATGGACGAGGTCCTAAAACCACCCCATTGCACTATTTTGTGTTGGTGTTTTTGCTTATGTTTACATACTCAGCTTCAGAACATGGCAATGGGGTTGCAGAATCTCACCAAAGAAGTCATTTTTCTGTTCTCAGGATATCTCAGGTTCTCAGGATAGGCCGGGGTATCATTGGACCCCACATGTGCTGGTCATCTTCCCTTTACCTGTCCTGCACCGAGCCTCACTATTGGTCCTTCCGTATGATGGACAACCTCCCTGACCAATAGCAAGGCTCAGACAGTTGGATTGTCTTGGTTAATGTTGAATGttacaaaacattttgatttcaATGGTTAATATTGCtttattgaacattttatatGTTCTGCCTCTCaggataggttctctttaaacggAGATAGCAGGGCTGTGATTGTAGCCGGGTTCCCTGCCATGTTTTTCCTTCCATGGATAGAGCAAATCTCTGCCTTGTGTCTTCTTTTATCTGGAAGTGGCAGCAAACAAATCTCTGCACTTTGTCCTGCAGTCATCTGGGATTATAGACATTACTTTTCCATGCAGACTGATATAGTGagatggggccctgggcaaaaaggaagtggggccccaaatgcacagcattgcagCTCATTGTCCTATGTGCCATTCTGCCAGCTGAGGATCTGGAGAAGGTGGGGTCCcggtgcaaataaaaaatgggggccccaaatgcacaacgTTGCAGCTCATTGTCCTATGTGCCATTCTGCCAGCTGAGGATCCAGAGAAGGTTGGGGCCCGGGGCAAATATGAAGCAAGGGGCCCAAATGTAAATTATTGCAGATTCCTGTACCATTCTGCCAGCTGGGGAAGATGGGGGCCCGCGGTAAAAATGTCAGCCCTAAATCTGGCCTGATAAGCAATGTTTGCACCAATCAAGCAATTCTTGATCTCCCTGCTGGGGGTCTCTGCTGGTGAAGGGGTTcgtttttatcttttactttgtCATCCACATACAGCCAGGGAAGTAGAATTTAAATAGAAGTCAGTGATGACAACCTCTATACTTCCCCATCACACACAATGTGCACTCCACAGGGGCAGCTCTTAGGGGGCAAACTGGATAGTTGGCCAGGGCCCCCACCTTCCCCAGGGCCCACATTGAAGTAGGGATCAGGGATGCTCTGCAATTGCAACCCCCACTTTATATCTGCCCAGGTCCCCATTTTATTACAACCACCCCTGGTACCCCTCATTGGCAGGATTGGCATTGGCAGGTCTGGGGAAAGACCCTGTATCACATGCACATTTTGCCTGCTATGCCtttaaacacagaaatatacTTGCTGATCCTGCCAGATTTTTAGTGACTTCCTGTAAGGTCCTGACAATTTTTTAGAAAGCCCAGTATTCTTTTCAAAGTGATATAAAAGcggagggggggtgggggggaccAATATTGATTTCTGAAATCATCATGGaagaatatataatagtttttAGTTTCATGCATTGTAacccttgtgtttttttatagaccGCAGTTCCTAGACATCTGGTCCTGTTGTCCTCTCCAGGACGCGATATATCTGCAGAAAACCATGATTGCCCTTTGTGTTTTCTTCATTCTTTGCTGTAATTTGGTGCAAGGTCAGTTCCCCCGGGCCTGTGTCACAGATCAGGCATTAAAAAGCAAAACCTGTTGCCCCCCTTGGAGGGATGGCAGCCCTTGTGGCTCCACCTCAGGGCGCGGCAAATGCCGTGATTGGGTTGTGAACGTTGAACTTTCATTTATCAGAGAGCGCCAGTATGATGATGATCGTCTGAACTGGCCAAGGTTTTACTTTGACAAAACTTGTGAATGCTTCGGAAACTACAGCGGACACAATTGCGGCGACTGTATGCCCGGCTATTTCGGAGATAAATGTGACCGCAAAAAAACTGTTATCCGGAAGGAAATTAGAGAACTTTCTTTCCTAGAAAGAAAAAGATTCTTCAGCTATTTGCTGCTGGCCAAATCCACAAAAAGTAAGGACTTTGTCATCTTGACCACCGGAGATCGCCACCATAAGGATACCTACAAGTTTGTTGATGTCACCATCTACAACTTGTTTTCCTGGATCCATTACATCTCCATTAAGCCAATTCTTAGAAATGGGACCTTCGATTCTACCACAAACTATGCCCATGGAGGTCCAGCTTTTCCCGGTTGGCATCGGCTGGGTCTCTTCTTCCTAGAGAGACAAATTCAGCTGATGACGGGGGATGAAGACTTTGCTCTTCCTTATTATGACTGGCGGGGAGAGGAAAACTGCTCAATCTGCACCGATGACTACCTTGGGGAAAGCCATGGCCAAGGGTTTCTTAGTAAATACTCCCATTTTGCCACTTGGAAGGTAAGTGGAGAAACGGAGAAACTATAATGCTTTTTGggactatttttatatatatatatatatatatatatatatatatatattttgctttctatATACAGTGTATGTGCAGACATTAGAACTGATTTAATAGTCATGACAATAATGAAAACTGATGGGGACTTTAGCCTTCTTCATTTCTATTCTCAATTAGGTATTATTCCTTACTTTCTGTGTGGTAAAACTGTGACCAAATAGCTT is part of the Pyxicephalus adspersus chromosome 12, UCB_Pads_2.0, whole genome shotgun sequence genome and harbors:
- the LOC140341617 gene encoding tyrosinase-like, producing the protein MIALCVFFILCCNLVQGQFPRACVTDQALKSKTCCPPWRDGSPCGSTSGRGKCRDWVVNVELSFIRERQYDDDRLNWPRFYFDKTCECFGNYSGHNCGDCMPGYFGDKCDRKKTVIRKEIRELSFLERKRFFSYLLLAKSTKSKDFVILTTGDRHHKDTYKFVDVTIYNLFSWIHYISIKPILRNGTFDSTTNYAHGGPAFPGWHRLGLFFLERQIQLMTGDEDFALPYYDWRGEENCSICTDDYLGESHGQGFLSKYSHFATWKSICSGYNYDDSYCPGADDENNMQILYRKPGVHPTVRRFPSFKDVEDTLKLTNFDSPPYDRLARRSFRNALEGFLRPDGETLGRSMHNLVHIYFGGTMSEVPISSNDPMFILHHCYIDKIVEVWLTRHNATRDVYPVNDQPGQGPRECSTPYFPCYLNKDLLHRSTKFGYTYSKYQQM